From bacterium, one genomic window encodes:
- a CDS encoding SurA N-terminal domain-containing protein yields the protein MLNRKTKFALAALFVFAFAAPAFAETINRIVAIVDDEIVTEFELEIKSRPLVQAYLAGVGDLSAAERESAILEIKKRVLRDTIEQKLLETEVRRLGLPVEETDVDAYIDRLIASNRMTRADLTDVLAREGKTMTDLRDQIRKQILREQYVSFRLKDKVKVSDEDVRIHYQQHESDFLGEAKVTLSEIRFNLPAEASPDVVRETFDRAATTYEQLLAGADFDETARAVSEGPTAKNGGFLGTFAIDKDLREDYRRAAGDLKAGEVSTVFRDAAGFFILKCLARETADVRPLEEVEDQIRMDLRKETIDTEMRRLARELYTKSYVDIKVPELDPRD from the coding sequence ATGCTGAATCGAAAGACCAAATTCGCGCTTGCCGCGCTTTTCGTTTTCGCGTTTGCCGCGCCGGCGTTCGCCGAGACGATCAACCGCATCGTGGCGATCGTGGATGACGAGATCGTCACGGAGTTCGAGCTCGAGATCAAGAGCCGGCCGCTCGTGCAGGCGTATCTGGCGGGCGTGGGGGATCTTTCCGCGGCCGAGCGCGAGAGCGCGATTCTGGAGATCAAGAAGCGCGTGCTGCGCGATACGATCGAGCAAAAGCTGCTCGAGACGGAAGTGCGCCGGTTGGGGCTGCCCGTCGAGGAGACGGACGTGGATGCGTATATCGACCGCCTGATCGCGAGCAACCGCATGACGCGCGCGGACCTGACCGACGTGCTCGCGCGCGAAGGCAAGACGATGACCGATCTGCGCGACCAGATCCGCAAGCAGATCCTTCGCGAGCAATACGTGAGCTTTCGCCTGAAGGACAAGGTGAAGGTGTCCGACGAGGATGTGCGTATCCATTATCAGCAGCACGAATCGGACTTCCTCGGCGAGGCGAAGGTGACGCTCTCGGAGATCCGCTTCAATCTCCCGGCGGAGGCGTCGCCGGATGTCGTGCGCGAGACGTTCGACCGCGCGGCGACGACTTACGAGCAGCTTCTGGCGGGCGCGGATTTCGACGAGACGGCGCGCGCGGTGTCGGAAGGGCCGACGGCGAAGAACGGCGGGTTCCTCGGCACGTTCGCGATCGACAAGGACCTGCGCGAGGATTACCGCCGCGCGGCGGGCGATCTGAAGGCGGGCGAGGTTTCCACCGTGTTTCGCGACGCGGCGGGATTTTTCATCCTGAAGTGCCTGGCCCGCGAGACGGCGGATGTGCGTCCGCTCGAGGAGGTCGAGGACCAGATCCGCATGGACCTGCGCAAGGAGACGATCGACACGGAAATGCGGCGGCTGGCGCGTGAGCTGTACACGAAGAGCTACGTCGATATCAAGGTGCCGGAACTCGACCCAAGAGACTGA
- the pdxA gene encoding 4-hydroxythreonine-4-phosphate dehydrogenase PdxA: MSDTLPRIAITMGDPAGIGPEVIVKALPEALSFCRPILVADPQVMRRAVARFSPDNVQLFAEKAPLVAPPGASAASPVVFNANPEIRGAIQRACVEKAVSLAMAGEAEAIVTAPASKEAFAAAGTHAGHTELLAELTNTHPPVMMLTGPSLSVVPLTIHVALADVPHLLTRELIEVQAIIVDRELRARFGIAKPRLALAALNPHAGEGGLFGREDDDILAPAVAALRARGIDITGPHSADTVFVKAVRGAFDVVLAPTHDQALIPLKLLHFDEGVNITLGLPIIRTSPDHGTAPDIAWKGEANPASMVAAMRMAAQIAETERLKD, translated from the coding sequence ATGTCTGACACGCTCCCCCGCATCGCGATCACAATGGGCGATCCGGCCGGGATCGGGCCGGAGGTGATCGTCAAGGCGCTGCCCGAGGCGCTTTCGTTTTGCCGGCCGATTCTGGTGGCCGATCCGCAGGTGATGCGCCGCGCGGTCGCGCGATTTTCCCCCGACAACGTGCAACTATTCGCGGAAAAGGCGCCGCTTGTCGCGCCCCCGGGCGCGTCGGCCGCGTCGCCCGTGGTGTTCAACGCAAATCCGGAGATTCGCGGCGCGATCCAGCGGGCGTGCGTCGAGAAGGCGGTATCCCTGGCGATGGCGGGCGAGGCGGAGGCAATCGTCACCGCGCCGGCGAGCAAGGAGGCGTTCGCGGCGGCGGGCACTCATGCCGGGCACACGGAACTGTTGGCCGAACTCACGAACACGCACCCGCCGGTCATGATGCTGACGGGGCCTTCGCTTTCCGTCGTGCCGCTGACGATCCACGTCGCGCTCGCGGACGTGCCGCATCTGCTGACGCGCGAATTGATCGAGGTGCAGGCGATCATCGTCGATCGCGAGCTGCGCGCGCGATTTGGTATCGCGAAGCCGCGCCTGGCGCTCGCGGCGCTGAATCCGCACGCGGGCGAGGGAGGGCTGTTCGGGCGCGAAGACGACGACATCCTTGCGCCGGCGGTGGCGGCGCTGCGTGCGCGGGGCATCGACATCACCGGGCCGCATTCCGCGGACACGGTTTTCGTTAAAGCGGTGCGCGGCGCGTTCGATGTCGTGCTCGCGCCGACGCACGACCAGGCGCTGATACCGCTGAAGCTGTTGCACTTCGACGAGGGCGTGAACATCACGCTCGGCTTGCCGATCATCCGCACTTCGCCGGACCACGGCACCGCGCCGGATATCGCGTGGAAGGGCGAGGCGAATCCGGCGAGCATGGTGGCGGCCATGCGCATGGCGGCGCAAATCGCGGAGACTGAAAGGCTGAAAGACTGA
- the gyrB gene encoding DNA topoisomerase (ATP-hydrolyzing) subunit B, whose amino-acid sequence MSEDKTLTAAEEVAILENLVPREHANGNGGAGKAVPTDDYSAKNIVVLEGLSAVRKRPAMYIGSTGSVGLHHLVYEVVDNSIDEAMANHCDAIDVIIHIDNSITVEDNGRGIPVDWHDKEGKSAAEVVMTVLHAGGKFDKGAYKVSGGLHGVGVSCVNALSETLDLEIKREGKVHRMSFTRGHAVAPLEVVGTTDKRGTRVTFKPDAEIFTELEYSFDILSTRLRELSFLNPGTKITIRDEREDKEHTFIYEGGIVSFVEYLNRNKSAIHEKPVFFEGDRDGVIVQVALQYNDGFVEQEYSFVNNINTHEGGTHLSGFRAALTRTINAYGQSSNLFKDQKSNLSGDDVREGLTLVLSCKVPEPQFEGQTKTKLGNGEVRGIVESLVNEKLAEFFDENPAVAKRVVMKAVDAARARDAARKARDLARRKNALEFSSLPGKLADCQERDPSLSELFIVEGDSAGGSAKQGRDRRTQAVLPLRGKFLNVERARFDKMLGNAEVGTMIQALGTGIGREDFDLAKLRYHKIIIMTDADVDGSHIRTLLLTFFYRQMPSLVEAGHLYIAQPPLYRVTRGKSAEYKKTQGELDAYLLARAADETSILAGDAKITGDALVTIAHALMRRGRLLEHLEKRSVRGEVAEVMLREGVAERGFFRDRASVARLARALADAGVHTGEVVEDKEYSTFSITTNGDNGDRAPRRLDAGVVETVEYRRLLELSGELSALGAGPWMVIDGKGETTSATHSELLARIIEIGNRGLVIQRFKGLGEMNPDQLWETTLDPANRAMLQVRVEDAVAADDIFTILMGEHVEARRKFIEENALDVSNLDV is encoded by the coding sequence ATGTCCGAAGACAAGACGCTGACCGCCGCCGAAGAGGTGGCGATTCTGGAAAATCTGGTCCCTCGCGAACATGCGAACGGCAACGGCGGCGCGGGCAAGGCTGTGCCGACCGACGACTATTCGGCCAAAAACATCGTCGTTTTGGAAGGACTGTCCGCGGTGCGAAAGCGCCCGGCGATGTACATCGGCTCGACCGGTTCGGTCGGCCTGCATCATCTGGTGTACGAGGTCGTGGACAACTCGATCGACGAGGCGATGGCCAATCATTGCGACGCGATCGACGTTATCATCCACATCGACAATTCGATCACCGTCGAGGACAACGGCCGCGGCATTCCCGTCGACTGGCACGACAAGGAAGGCAAGTCCGCGGCCGAGGTCGTGATGACCGTGCTGCACGCGGGCGGCAAGTTCGACAAGGGCGCGTACAAGGTGTCCGGCGGCCTGCACGGCGTGGGTGTTTCGTGCGTCAATGCGTTGTCCGAGACGCTCGATCTGGAGATCAAGCGCGAGGGCAAGGTGCACCGCATGTCGTTCACGCGCGGGCACGCGGTGGCGCCGCTCGAGGTTGTCGGCACGACCGACAAGCGCGGCACGCGCGTGACGTTCAAGCCCGACGCCGAGATTTTCACCGAGCTTGAATATTCGTTCGACATCCTGTCGACGCGCCTTCGCGAGCTGTCGTTCCTGAATCCGGGCACGAAAATCACGATCCGTGACGAGCGCGAGGATAAGGAACACACGTTCATCTACGAAGGCGGCATCGTCTCCTTCGTGGAATACCTGAACCGCAACAAGAGCGCGATCCACGAGAAGCCGGTGTTTTTCGAGGGCGACCGTGACGGCGTGATCGTCCAGGTGGCGCTGCAATACAACGACGGCTTCGTCGAGCAGGAATACTCGTTCGTGAACAACATCAACACGCACGAGGGCGGCACGCACCTGTCCGGCTTCCGCGCGGCGCTGACGCGAACGATCAACGCGTACGGTCAGTCGAGCAACCTGTTCAAGGACCAGAAGAGCAACCTCTCGGGCGACGACGTGCGCGAGGGGCTGACGCTCGTGCTCTCGTGCAAGGTGCCGGAGCCGCAGTTCGAGGGCCAGACGAAGACCAAGCTCGGCAACGGCGAGGTTCGCGGGATCGTGGAGAGCCTCGTCAACGAGAAGCTTGCGGAGTTTTTCGACGAAAATCCGGCGGTGGCCAAGCGCGTGGTGATGAAGGCGGTGGACGCCGCCCGCGCGCGCGACGCGGCCCGCAAGGCGCGCGACCTGGCGCGGCGCAAGAACGCGCTGGAGTTTTCGAGCCTGCCGGGCAAGCTCGCGGACTGCCAGGAGCGCGATCCGTCGCTGTCCGAGCTTTTCATCGTCGAGGGCGATTCGGCCGGCGGCTCGGCCAAACAGGGGCGCGACCGCCGCACGCAGGCGGTGCTGCCGTTGCGCGGCAAGTTCCTGAACGTGGAGCGCGCGCGTTTTGACAAGATGCTCGGCAACGCCGAGGTCGGCACGATGATCCAGGCGCTCGGGACGGGCATCGGGCGCGAGGATTTCGATCTGGCCAAGCTGCGCTACCACAAGATCATCATCATGACGGACGCGGACGTGGACGGATCGCACATCCGCACGCTGCTTTTGACGTTTTTCTACCGGCAGATGCCGTCGCTCGTCGAGGCGGGTCATCTGTATATCGCGCAGCCGCCGCTTTATCGGGTAACGCGCGGCAAGAGCGCGGAATACAAAAAGACGCAAGGCGAGCTGGATGCGTACCTGCTCGCGCGCGCGGCGGACGAGACGAGCATTCTGGCCGGCGACGCGAAGATCACCGGCGACGCGCTGGTGACGATCGCCCATGCGCTGATGCGCCGCGGCCGGCTTCTGGAGCATCTGGAGAAGCGCTCGGTGCGGGGCGAGGTGGCCGAGGTCATGCTGCGCGAAGGCGTGGCCGAGCGCGGGTTTTTCCGCGATCGCGCATCTGTCGCGCGATTGGCGCGCGCGCTCGCGGACGCCGGCGTGCACACCGGCGAGGTCGTCGAGGACAAGGAATACAGCACATTCAGCATCACGACGAACGGCGATAACGGCGATCGCGCGCCGCGCCGGCTCGACGCGGGGGTCGTGGAGACGGTGGAGTACCGCCGGTTGCTGGAACTTTCGGGCGAGTTGTCGGCGCTTGGCGCGGGGCCGTGGATGGTCATCGACGGCAAGGGGGAGACAACGTCGGCGACGCACTCCGAACTGCTCGCGCGCATCATCGAGATCGGCAATCGCGGCCTGGTGATCCAGCGGTTCAAGGGTCTTGGCGAGATGAACCCGGATCAGCTCTGGGAGACGACGCTGGATCCGGCGAACCGCGCGATGCTCCAGGTGCGCGTGGAGGACGCCGTCGCGGCGGACGACATCTTCACGATCCTCATGGGCGAGCATGTGGAGGCGCGGCGCAAGTTCATCGAGGAAAACGCGCTCGACGTATCGAATCTCGACGTCTGA
- a CDS encoding hemolysin III family protein, translating into MAREQTIGEEIANSVTHGIGAALSVAALAILATLASLRGDALHVAGVTVFGVTLVLLYLASTLYHGFQSPGVKRLFRMIDHAAIYLLIAGTYTPFTLISLRGAWGWTLFGIVWGIAVVGIVLTLLYLGRARVLFTALYVGMGSIGVIAVKPLVASLSAAGLAWVVAGGLFYIFGVVFYLWRRLPYGHMVWHLCVLGGSACHFFGVLYYVLPPATPLA; encoded by the coding sequence ATGGCTCGCGAACAGACCATCGGCGAGGAAATCGCCAACAGCGTGACGCACGGAATCGGCGCCGCGCTATCCGTCGCCGCGCTCGCGATCCTGGCGACGCTCGCCTCCTTAAGAGGCGACGCGCTGCACGTGGCCGGCGTCACCGTTTTTGGCGTGACGCTCGTGCTTCTCTACCTCGCCTCCACGCTGTATCACGGCTTCCAGTCGCCCGGCGTCAAGCGCCTGTTCCGAATGATCGACCACGCCGCGATCTATCTACTGATCGCCGGTACGTACACGCCATTCACGCTCATCAGCCTGCGCGGCGCGTGGGGATGGACCCTGTTCGGAATCGTGTGGGGCATCGCCGTCGTGGGCATCGTGCTGACGCTTCTTTATCTGGGGCGCGCGCGCGTCCTGTTCACCGCCCTGTACGTCGGTATGGGCTCGATCGGCGTCATCGCCGTCAAACCGCTCGTCGCGTCGCTGTCCGCCGCGGGCCTTGCGTGGGTTGTCGCCGGCGGGCTTTTCTACATATTCGGCGTCGTGTTCTACCTGTGGCGCCGCCTGCCCTACGGCCACATGGTCTGGCACCTGTGCGTTCTCGGCGGCAGCGCCTGTCACTTCTTCGGCGTGCTTTACTACGTCCTGCCGCCCGCGACGCCTCTCGCGTAA